The genome window CCTTATGTCATCCTCAAGTTACTTGGCAGTTACTAATTAATGATAAATTAAGTTTACATATTAACGGCAAAAATCAAGCTGACCACATTTTACTACAACTGTTAAAAAGTATTAATTATACTGACTTAAAAGCCCAAAAATTTTCCATAAATAACTTTTCAGAAGATCATAATTCTCAACTTGAAATAGTATTAGGATTACCCGATCGCCTTTCTCGCCCTCGCCCTGACTGGGTTAAGATCGGGGTCAATGGTCGAGTGATTAAATCTCCTGAGTTAGAATCGGCAATATTTAGCAGTTTTCATCGCACTTTACCAAGAGATCGTTTTCCTGTGGTATTTGTACATTTACATATTTCTCCCCGTCATATTGACTGGAATCGTCACCCCACCAAAAGAGAAATTTATTTACATAATTTAGATTTTTGGCAACAGCAAATAAAGGAAAGTATTGAGCAAATTTTTACCATTAGTGAACAAACTATTAGCAATCAAAGAGTAGAAAAATTATTAACTGTTGCAGAAAATAAACCTATTTATCAAATAGAAAAAAAAGAAAATACAGCTTCTTTAGGATTAATTGAATTAAAAGTTATCGCACAATCTCGCCATACCTATATTATCGCTGAACATTCCGAAGGTATTTGGTTAATTGAACAACATATCGCCCACGAAAGAATTATCTACGAACAATTATTAAAACAATGGGAGTTTATTCCCCTTTCTCAACCGCAGATTTTTGAGCATTTTTCCCCTCGTCAAGTAGAACATTTAGACTATCTCGGTTTTGATATTGATAGTTTTGGGGAAGGGTTGTGGGCGCTGAGAAATATGCCCCAGTTATTACACAGTCGTGATGATATGACAGAA of Cyanobacterium sp. T60_A2020_053 contains these proteins:
- the mutL gene encoding DNA mismatch repair endonuclease MutL; protein product: MRINKLPLEVIKLIAAGEVIDSLTAVVKELVENSLDAQAKRIVITIYPELWMVQVADNGTGISALHLSNAPLAHTTSKISSCQDLNNIQTLGFRGEALHSISQLAELTIASRIKGDCGYQWHENKNITPCALAEGTIITVNNLFHNIPLRRQANPPFKQQIKQIQILIGEFALCHPQVTWQLLINDKLSLHINGKNQADHILLQLLKSINYTDLKAQKFSINNFSEDHNSQLEIVLGLPDRLSRPRPDWVKIGVNGRVIKSPELESAIFSSFHRTLPRDRFPVVFVHLHISPRHIDWNRHPTKREIYLHNLDFWQQQIKESIEQIFTISEQTISNQRVEKLLTVAENKPIYQIEKKENTASLGLIELKVIAQSRHTYIIAEHSEGIWLIEQHIAHERIIYEQLLKQWEFIPLSQPQIFEHFSPRQVEHLDYLGFDIDSFGEGLWALRNMPQLLHSRDDMTEAVWELARGADLDSAKVAVACRSALRNGTPLTISEMQNLVDQWKITRNPHTCPHGRPIYLSLEESSLYRFFRRHWVLGKSHGIN